A genomic stretch from Megalobrama amblycephala isolate DHTTF-2021 linkage group LG22, ASM1881202v1, whole genome shotgun sequence includes:
- the btr33 gene encoding E3 ubiquitin-protein ligase TRIM39, producing the protein MSSSTPFLSEELFQCSLCLDVFTHPVSLPCGHTFCQSCILAQWMASGSSHCPKCSAVFQETPELCENSFAREMAEQIRKQKGQRSSVYRPVTSDNVLCDMCPLEKASSAVKSCLVCVASYCEVHVMSHTSRFTKHKLVQPQRMEKRICRIHERPLELYCRYDQSAVCVLCMNTEHNTHHTIPVETEWAERKTQLLKTQSDLKQMIMERWSKVEELKHSIKLNKENTEREMAYSVEVFTALQQFIERSQSELLRKMKQEQKTAEKHVEGLIKELKVEIAKLNARNSELEKLSSSEDHLYLIQAFRNPGELPQCKSWSQISVHTCQGLEVLRETLNTAEELLKTQIYTVTKRELEAISQYAVDMTLDPDTANPWLAVSADRKRVTDSNVEHNVPNSAQRFDSAPCVLSRELISRGRSYWEVGVSGKTAWDLGVAKKSVTRKGLVTLSPEDGYWAVCLRGGSEYRACDRESVLLSLKTLPQRIGIYVDFEKGQISFYDPRACAHIFSFTGQCFNESLLAYFNPDMNDTGNNNAPLVIQPVNDDNRDTVTI; encoded by the exons atgtcatcatccacccCCTTCTTGTCTGAGGAGTTGTTCCAGTGCTCTCTGTGTCTGGATGTTTTCACCCATCCCGTGTCCCTTCCatgtggtcatacgttttgcCAGTCATGTATCCTTGCACAGTGGATGGCATCTGGCTCCTCCCATTGCCCCAAATGCTCCGCGGTTTTCCAGGAAACACCAGAGCTCTGTGAAAATTCTTTTGCTCGTGAGATGGCCGAACAAATCCGTAAGCAGAAGGGTCAGAGGTCATCAGTATATCGTCCTGTCACATCAGACAATGTTTTATGTGACATGTGCCCATTGGAGAAAGCATCCTCTGCTGTAAAATCTTGCCTGGTGTGTGTGGCGTCATACTGTGAGGTGCACGTGATGTCCCACACCTCCAGGTTCACTAAGCACAAGCTCGTGCAGCCGCAGCGGATGGAAAAGCGAATTTGCAGGATACATGAAAGACCCTTGGAGCTTTATTGCAGATACGACCAGTCTGCAGTTTGTGTGTTGTGCATGAATACAGAAcacaacacacaccacacaatACCAGTGGAGACAGAATGGGCAGAGAGAAAG ACTCAGTTATTAAAGACACAGTCTGACCTGAAGCAGATGATTATGGAGAGATGGAGTAAAGTTGAGGAACTCAAGCACTCTATAAAACTAAACAAA GAGAACACCGAAAGAGAGATGGCATACAGTGTTGAGGTCTTCACTGCACTGCAGCAGTTTATTGAAAGGAGCCAGTCTGAGCTGCTCAGAAAGATGAAACAGGAGCAGAAAACTGCAGAGAAACATGTAGAGGGCCTTATTAAAGAGCTGAAGGTAGAAATCGCTAAACTGAACGCTAGAAACTCTGAGCTGGAAAAGCTGTCATCTTCTGAAGACCACCTTTACCTGATACAG GCTTTCCGTAACCCAGGTGAGTTGCCTCAGTGTAAAAGCTGGTCTCAGATCAGTGTGCACACCTGTCAGGGTCTGGAGGTTCTGAGAGAAACCCTGAATACTGCAGAAGAACTGCTGAAAACACAAATATACACCGTCACAAAGAGAG AACTTGAGGCCATATCCCAGTATGCAG TGGATATGACCCTTGACCCTGACACAGCAAACCCCTGGTTGGCGGTGTCTGCAGACAGGAAGCGTGTGACCGACAGCAATGTAGAACACAACGTTCCAAACAGCGCTCAGCGTTTTGACAGTGCACCGTGTGTCCTGTCAAGAGAGCTCATCTCAAGGGGAAGGAGTTATTGGGAAGTAGGGGTCTCAGGTAAAACAGCATGGGATTTGGGAGTGGCCAAGAAATCAGTCACCAGAAAGGGTTTGGTGACACTGAGCCCAGAGGATGGTTACTGGGCGGTCTGTCTGAGAGGAGGCAGCGAGTACAGGGCCTGTGACCGTGAATCAGTGCTTCTGTCACTAAAGACTCTTCCGCAGAGAATTGGCATATACGTGGATTTTGAAAAAGGACAGATATCGTTTTATGATCCGAGAGCATGTGCACATATCTTCTCATTCACTGGACAGTGCTTTAATGAGAGCTTACTGGCCTACTTCAACCCAGACATGAATGACACTGGAAATAACAATGCACCACTGGTTATACAACCTGTCAATGATGACAATAGGGATACTGTGACAATATGA